Below is a genomic region from Flammeovirgaceae bacterium SG7u.111.
CATTGCGCACATTAGTAGTTGTGTGTCTCGCATGTGGTTCAATAATGATATGCTTTTCAGCAATTCCATATTTCTCCATCAACTCCTTTTTCATTTCAATGGCTTCGCAAGAAGGAGTGCGGTAAGGGTGAACATGCCCTCCAGAAACAATGATAAGAGGCGCCTTTCCTTCTTTAAACTGACGGGCTGCAACCCTAAGGTTGAACTTGCCCAAAGGAGTAAGCGAAACCCCATAAATCTCTGAACCAGCACCAAGAACCAAGATAGAAGCATACGGGTACTCTCCCCAAGAAACAGAAGGGATATAATCCACCGCTGCTTGGTTTCCGAGGCCTTCCATAGGTTCATAGCGTGCAGCTTCGTCTTTATGGTTGAGGTATAAGAGCGAATTGGTAAAATCAAGGCTTCCCCCGAAAAACAAAGAGCTTTTTTCTGCTTGTACCAAAATATCACTTGCCCATGTGTGGATAGTATAGATATAACTTCTACTGTTTACATCATACACTACCGAATCGATGTTAGGATAAATAGCTTTGTCGCCGTTTCCATATACTTTTATAGAATGGTTCATCCCTTCGGCGCAAACCTCCCATGCCTTTTTCAAAAGCTCGGCATCAGAAAGTGAATCATATAACTGGTAAGCCATAGATGGGCGGATGTGTTGGCTGATCAAGCTTGCCATTGCCCCATTATTTTCAAGCAACTTTTCTAAACTCTTGCTTGCCTCAGCAATCTCGCTCTCTGACCACACAAAAGAATCCACTACACAAGCGCGGTCTCTTGAGCAAGTTTCTACAGCTTTTCGAATTGCCTGAAGCTTCGTGTCCTTCAGTTTTGTTAAATTTTTATCACTAGCCAATAACTCTTTTACCTCAGGAATCTTTTGGAAAAGGGTTAGCAAATAAAAATTCTTGTCTTGCACCAAAGAGGCTGACTTTACTTTTCGGTAGCCAGTATTGCTAGAAGCAATGGATTGCCCCCAGCTCATATGTACGCACAACCAAAAGGTGATACATAGAAGAATATTTTTTTTCATATCGATGATGTAAATAATTTAGGGTTTGAAGCTTACTTTAAGTTCCCATTTACTGGATTGACCCTTACAGGTTTTTTATTGGGCAACTGGACGAAATAATCCGTCCCATAATTATTGCCCGGCTTGAAGAAATCGGTAGAAATGACTTGCGCACCACTTTCAAAAGCAGCATTTGCACGGGTCATATCATTCACCTTTGCCTCATAGGTTTCGATATCGGAGCGAGTACGAACTAAGTACCCTTTTTCCACAAAAGCCCTAATCTCTTCCTTCCTAAGAATAGAGTTGTCCAACAATAAAAAAGCAGCATGGTCTTGCCCTGGTTCCGATTGTACAAACATAGCCCTGCCTTCTAAGTTGGGACGATTTTCTACATAAGGGCTGTTTAATGACATACCTGCAGTAGAAGGCAAAAGCATGAATACAAACTTTCCGAGAGATTCTGACAGCCTAGGCCAGTTATGCGCCAGTACTCCTTCTTCTAGTGTAGGGTATTTACCTCTAACCACGTCGGGAGTAATCACCTTTTCCTTTCCTAAAACAGAGAATACAAGCTTATCGAGCTCGTCAAACACCTCCGCCGTATAAGGCAACACTTCCGCAGAATTAGGGAAGATAGGTTTTCCTTTGTCCTTCGCCTCTATCATGATAAAAATAGGAACATGGCTAGGGTGCTTTTCTGACCAGTTTTTTAATGCGGTTAGCGCTTGCTCAAAAGTGGTATAATGAGTACGGAAATCTATATCTGGAATATGAAGCACCTTAAAACCAGGCTTTTCCAACCCCACGCTATCGTATGGCAAGAGGTCAGTCTTACCCATTGTCCTCAAAGTAGAATAAATAGCAGGCTTGCTGAATCGGTTGCCAGTTGGATCGTAATAGACATCAATTTCAAAAGAACGTAGCCCCGAATCCAGTTGCTCATTAAAATCAGGATGATCGTAGGAAAGCCCTTCACTCATTTTCACCTTATTAGGATGGTATTCTTCAAATTTTTCCCTTTGGTCTTCAGGCATTTTCTCAAAATATTGCCCCATCAACTGTTCGAAAATTGGGTCAATATAATTTGAAACGGCGGTATCAAGTGGCAAGGCATAGCTGTTGTGAGTTCCCAACACTTGTATCTGGTTGATCTTGATACTTTCAGGAAAAGAAATTGCTTCTTCTGCGGTAAACTGTGCAGTATTACAAGCGTGCAATAGTAAACCCAATAGAAAAGCGCTTGATCTATTTAGTATATAAATCAGTTTCATGGAAAACTTTATAGAGAGAGGATTAATGAGAAATTAGACATAGAAAAAGAATCTGCCAGGCAAGTTTGCCTGACAGATAAATAGAAAAGCTAATGTCGAAATACAACTTCACTCATTTATCAATAACCCGATCTCTGAGTCACTTTGTCATCTCCCACTACGTCAATATATGTCTGAGGGATTGGGAAATATTCGTTCACTCCTTCTGTGAATTGAGCATTGGTAAGATGCGACCTTTTTGTTTTTTCAACTTCTATATACTCATTTATCGTTTCAGCCGCTACACCCCATCTTACAAGATCGAAAAAACGATGCCCTTCCATAGCCAGCTCTAACCTTCTTTCTAAACGAACCGCTTCAAGAGCTGCATCTGCATCAGTCCAAGCCTCGGTATATAGCTCAATATTGTAATCATCTGCTGGTGCTGAGCCATCTAAAGTCATTACGTATTGGCTATTTTTCGCACGTTCGCGCACTTCGTTTACAACTGCTCTAGCTCCTTCCAAATCGCCCAAAGCTACTTGAGCCTCAGCTTTCCATAAAAGCAAATCGGCATAGCGGATGATGTAATAATTGAGCGCACTTACATATGGCCAACTTTTAACTTGATAATCTGAATTTACAGAAACGATCCTTTTTTTAGGACCATAAGGACCGTAAGTAGCAAGATCTCTAGCCCAACTTGATTCGTATATAACACCCAAATCTAAGTAAGGAATTTCTGGCCTTCCCACAGTATGATCCAACCTAGGATCCACCATATCTATATCTGTAAGGTCTACATTATCGTTTACAGGCAAACCATCCACACCTGTTTTATAAGCATTTATCAAGTTTTGAGAAGGACGGTGGAATCCATATTGGGAATAAAAAGGTCCCCCTGGTGCCGATAACCTATCACCGATACTACCATTATAATTACTTGTTCCCCCATCATTTACAGAATGTTGAACCGCAAAGATAATCTCCAAACTATTATCATTTTCAGGAAGAAACACATCTCTAAAATCAGGGAGCAACGCGTACTTATTACTTTCTATCACTTCATTAGTAGCAGCTAATGCATCACTCCATTTTTGCTGATATACATAACATTTTGCCAAGTAAGATTTTGCCGTCATTTTGTTTGGGCGACCAACTTCTTCTTGCTCTAGCGGAAGGTTATCATATGCAGTTTGGAAATTCTCTTCTATCTTGCCCCATAGTTCATCAGAAGAATATTCAGTGTTTGATGCATAATAATCTTCAATTAATACTGCCGACTCATCTATGTAAGGGATCTGATTATAAATCCTCTTAAGCTCAAAATAGTAATGTCCTCTCAAAAAATGTAATTCACCCATTCTCACAGACTTTAAACTCGCATCAAAATCACTTGACTGTTCCAATAGCTGAATCGCTACATTTGTTCTTTTTACACCTTCGTAGAGAGCGCCCCACTTACGTTGAATATCCGTAATGGTCGGGTTGATGTTGAATATTTCCATTTGATGGATTTGGTTTTGGTCACCGGTACCTCCACCGCCTTTGTAGCTATCATCTGACATTACATCGCCAAAACTCCAGTTGGATGCAGGTGAGTTAAAAGCACTACTTGCCCCATCAAATTGTCCATTAAGCACACTGTATGCCGCTACGATAGCTCCTTCTACATTTTCAGGATCTGTCATATTATCAGGATCAATTTCACCATAAGGTGTTTCGTCCAAAAAAGTATCTGAACAAGAAGCCGTAAATAAAAATGCTGTTGTTAGAAATATATATATGAATGTATTTTTCATTTTTCTGTTCGATTTGAAATTTTTACAATAAAAAACTGATCTTCAGAATAGTCACTACTATTAGAATGAAGCATTCAAACCTAATGTGAAGGTTCTTGATGGAGGGTAAATACCACGGTCTATACCGATATCAAGGTTTCTATTGCTTGAAGAATAGTTCTGAAGACCAAGCTCTGGGGACATTCCATCGTAACCAGTTATGGTAAATAAGTTGGTAGCCTGGCCAAATACTCTTACATCAAGTCCACCAAGCTTTTCCGTCGGGAATGTATAGCCTAGTTGTAAATTATACAGTTTGAAATAAGAACCATCTTCTACATAATAAGAAGATACCCTAATATTGTTGTTAGGATCATCCAAACTCAAACGAGGGATACTAGAATCAGGGTTTTCAGGAGTCCAGGCATCAAGAGTCGACTCACTTTTGTTATAAGCTGCTTGGTTGAAAAACTCTGTCTTATATTTAGTAAGGTTATAGATGTCACTTCCAAAAGACCCGTTAAACAACATTGCCAAATCGAACCCTTTGTAATAAAAGTTCATGTTGACACCTAATATCACATCAGGATGAGGTGAACCTATAAAAGTACGGTCGTCGCTGTCCAGGTCCCCATCATTATCTACATCATTGAACCTGAGATCGCCAGGTTGGGCATTTGGCTGGATTCCGTGGGCATCTATTTCAGCTTGGGTTTTAAAAATCCCTGCTTCTTCATATCCATAGAAAGAGCCAATTGGCTGGCCAATGGTTGACCTAGATATTTCTTGACCAAAGTTTACTCCGTGCAAAGAAGAGCTTGGGATACCTAGGTAAGAAACACCATCCAATTCTGTTAACTCATTCTTATAAGCGGTGAGGTTGAACCCTAGGTTATAGTTGAACTCGTTTGAATGACCTTTGTAGTTCACAGTCAGCTCTAGCCCACTGTTTTTCATTTGACCACCATTGATCCACGTTCCATCACTTGTCCCCCCATAGGTTAGCGGAATAGGTGAATAAACAAGAATGTCGTCGGTAACTTTGCTAAAGTATTCTGCAGTGACATCTAGTTTGTTGTCAAAGAGACCTAAATCCAAACCAATACTTGTTTGGGTTGTCACTTCCCATTTCAAATTAGGATTTGCAACTCTGGTCTGTACCAATCCAGTATATACAGACTCCTGTGCACCATCAATAGCATAATTTGAATACGTCGCATTGTTTTGGTAGCTAAACAACGTAGAGTAAGATGGGACTTGTTGGTTACCAGCCTTACCCCAGCTCGCGCGAAGTTTTAAAGAATTCACAGGGGCTACATTAAAGAAGGACTCGTCACTGATGATCCAACCAGCAGAAAATGCAGGGAATGTTCCCCAGTTGTTTTCACTCAATCGAGAAGTACCGTCTCTTCTCAAAGTGGCAGAGAACAAATATCGGTCAAGCAAACTATAGTTCACTTTACCAAAGAATGATAATAAAGACCAGTCGCTAGCACCACCAGAGTTTAATTGGTTATCTGTACCGTTAGATAGGTACCAGAAATTTGGGTCTTCGTACAAAAAGCTTTGCCTTGAAGCTGAAAAACTTTCAGCATAAAACTCAATTGATTCTTGACCTAACAATACATCAAAACTATGCTCGCCAAGTTCTTTCTGATAAGCCAACGTATTTGACCAAGTTAACTGGTAGTTAAAAGAGTTGCCGGTACTCAAGCTGTTTATAGCATTTGCCGATAATATTTCATCGTATACCGGAGAGAAGTTCCTGTAATTATTGCTATTGAAATCGATACCTAGATTTGTTTTTAGTTCCAAGTCACCTAGTTCAATGCCGGCAAAAACATTTCCTAATAGCCTGATTCTTTTGTCCACATTGTCCTTACCTCGATCTAATTGCCCCAATGGGTTGCTTATATCGTTAATGGGGTTGCCTCCGTAATTTCCATTAATGTCTCTTACAGGTACAATGGAAGGAAATTGGAATGCATTATAAATGATACTCCCTAATGAAGAGTTGACCCCAACATCTGTTGTGCGTGAAAATGTGCCTGAAAAGTTTTCACCTATATTTATCAGGTCCTTTATCTTGTAGCTTGAATTAAAGCGGGCAGTAATTCTGTCAAAACCAGTGTGTTTAACGATTCCTTCTTGATTAAAATAACCCAAACTAAAAGCATGTCTTCCCGTTTCATTTCCCTTAGAAACCGAGAGGTTGTAAGACTGAACTGTTGCCGGGTTAAATATTTCTTGTACCCAATCTACATCAGCACTTGGTATAGTTTGATCATCATCTAAAAAAGCTGGGATAACTGCTTGGTTTGGATCGTTTCCATAAATATCACTTGCAGGAGTGCCACCATCATTCTTGGTCGCTTGCCATAGCATATCGCCATACCCTTGAGCCGAAAGCATTTTTGGTAAGTTAAATGCTTTTTGAACACCTGCATAAGCATTTAACTCAATCACGCTTTCATCACTGCTCCCTTGTTTCGTTGTGATTACAACTACTCCGTTGGCAGCTCTTGATCCATAAATAGATGCCGCAGCAGCATCTTTCAACACCTGAATAGTTTCAATATCCGCTGGGTTTATACTATTCATACCGTTTGATACTGGAATACCATCTATAATATACAGCGGGTCGTTATTGTTGATAGTACCGTACCCTCTTACCCTTACCGTAACATTACCTCCAGGTGCATTATCTGTAAGTACCTGAACACCAGCCATACGACCATCTAGCATTTTATCAACACTTGAAGTAGGAATCGAACTTATTTCCTCCGTATTGACAGTAGCAACAGAGCCTGTTACATCACGCTTTTTCTGTGTGCTATAGCCCATAATGACGAGTTCCTCCAGTTGAGCCACATCTTGTTTTAGAGCTACCTCAATAGTGCTTTTGTTTTCAATATTGATAATTTTCGGTTCAAATCCGGTGAAAGAAACAGAAACTTCCTTGTGAATTGCCGGAAATGTCAACTTGAACTCTCCATCCAAGTTAGAAACAGTACCTAGGGTAGTACCTACTACAATGATAGAAGCCCCTGGAAGCGGATCGTTTGTCTCTGAATCGATCACCTTTCCTGTAATAGTCACATTTTCTTGATACTCTTCTATAGAAGGTTTTTGCTTTTTGCTACCCTCCCTTTCTATCACATAGATATTGTTATTGATACGCTTGAAATCAAATGCCGTTTGCTTGGCTATTTTTTCCAAAACATCCCTTAAACTACCATTTTTAACTCTAATATTTATCAGCTCAGAACTTTGGTTTACCTTCGGGTTATAAGCAAACTGAAGGTCAGTTTTTTCTTCTATCTCATGCAATACATTCGATAATTTAGCCTTACTTATATCAATTGAGATATGGATTTCTTCAAGGCTTTGGCTTGACGACGGATTCGCTAACAAAAACTGGATAGCGATCACTTGAATAACGGAAATATAGATTAATTGCCTTGACACAACCAGTAGTAGGTTTTGTAAGTGAAATTTCATAATTTTATAATGATTTAGTTTTGAATCGTTTTTTTGCCCAAGCCTGAACTCTTGGGCGGAAGATTTTGTCCAGGGCTGCGCCAACAGTTCTGGACTTTTTTTTAATCTCCCACCTTGTAGGAAATTAAAGCTAATTCGTATCGTCTTTTTAACTCATAAGCATTCTATTTTTTGTTAAAAGCTTTATTTTATTCTTTACAACTTCTTCCTCTTATGGATATATTTTTTTTCTCTGTAAACTTATATTCAAAGTTCACCAACAGTTTTAGCCCCTCAAGTACGTTCACCAAATTTTCGTTCGTATAATTTGCACGTACCATGCACTGGTTTGCCAGTTCGTTTTCAAAAGTGATTTCAATATCGTACCATCTCTCTAGCGTTTTTATTACCGTGGCAAAAGGCACCATATCAAAATATAAAGTATTGCTTTTCCACGCTAAATAGGGAGTAAGCTCTACATCTGTGACTGCTATGGAGCGGTCATTGGGATTGAAACTTGCCTGTTGGTTTGGCATTAATAAAGTTTCTTTGTCAAGGAGCGAATCTAACGGAACATCAATTCTACTGACCGTTGGTGCCACCTTCACTTTCCCTGTTGCTACCGTTACTTCTACTTGCTGGGCAGGAAAAGCCCTTATATTGAAAGAAGTGCCCAACACGGTTGTGAACAGCCCATTTGATTCTACAACAAAAGGTTTGTTTGGATTTTTCGAAACATTAAAAAATGCCTCGCCCTGCAAAACTACTTTTCTTGCATCGTCTGAAAACTGCTCGGGATACCTAACCGAGCTTTCCGTATTCAAATTGACCAATGATCCGTCGGGTAGCTTAAAGCTTATCCTTTGCCCTTTCTTTGTTGATTTAGTAACATAATGTACTTCTTTGGGCAAGTTTTTCTGGGTTAGAAAATTCACATATGCCCAAGTAAAAATGCCCAACAGCAGAAATGCCGCTGCCATCCGAGAAATTTGTTGATAACTAAAACTTACTCTTTTGGTAGCAATGGGTAGCTTTCCCTTTATCTGTGATAAAATAAAAACCGCTTCCTGCCTATCCAATTTGTGTTGGCTTTCCATTTCCCATTCTTGCTCGAGTATCTTCTCCAACTCTTCTGGAGAACCATACTTATCAAGCAAGAAATATAACTCCTTGAGCTCTTCCTCGCTACACGCACTTTGCTGCAGCTTCTTTTTTAAGAACTCTTTTCTTCTG
It encodes:
- a CDS encoding YdcF family protein, which produces MKKNILLCITFWLCVHMSWGQSIASSNTGYRKVKSASLVQDKNFYLLTLFQKIPEVKELLASDKNLTKLKDTKLQAIRKAVETCSRDRACVVDSFVWSESEIAEASKSLEKLLENNGAMASLISQHIRPSMAYQLYDSLSDAELLKKAWEVCAEGMNHSIKVYGNGDKAIYPNIDSVVYDVNSRSYIYTIHTWASDILVQAEKSSLFFGGSLDFTNSLLYLNHKDEAARYEPMEGLGNQAAVDYIPSVSWGEYPYASILVLGAGSEIYGVSLTPLGKFNLRVAARQFKEGKAPLIIVSGGHVHPYRTPSCEAIEMKKELMEKYGIAEKHIIIEPHARHTTTNVRNASRLLFKYGVPTDKPNLVTTNFRHSDYVSSQNFYDRNMKELGYMPCKLLERISPTTIEWLPSIDSFQQNPLEPLDP
- a CDS encoding Ca2+-dependent phosphoinositide-specific phospholipase C, with translation MKLIYILNRSSAFLLGLLLHACNTAQFTAEEAISFPESIKINQIQVLGTHNSYALPLDTAVSNYIDPIFEQLMGQYFEKMPEDQREKFEEYHPNKVKMSEGLSYDHPDFNEQLDSGLRSFEIDVYYDPTGNRFSKPAIYSTLRTMGKTDLLPYDSVGLEKPGFKVLHIPDIDFRTHYTTFEQALTALKNWSEKHPSHVPIFIMIEAKDKGKPIFPNSAEVLPYTAEVFDELDKLVFSVLGKEKVITPDVVRGKYPTLEEGVLAHNWPRLSESLGKFVFMLLPSTAGMSLNSPYVENRPNLEGRAMFVQSEPGQDHAAFLLLDNSILRKEEIRAFVEKGYLVRTRSDIETYEAKVNDMTRANAAFESGAQVISTDFFKPGNNYGTDYFVQLPNKKPVRVNPVNGNLK
- a CDS encoding RagB/SusD family nutrient uptake outer membrane protein; its protein translation is MKNTFIYIFLTTAFLFTASCSDTFLDETPYGEIDPDNMTDPENVEGAIVAAYSVLNGQFDGASSAFNSPASNWSFGDVMSDDSYKGGGGTGDQNQIHQMEIFNINPTITDIQRKWGALYEGVKRTNVAIQLLEQSSDFDASLKSVRMGELHFLRGHYYFELKRIYNQIPYIDESAVLIEDYYASNTEYSSDELWGKIEENFQTAYDNLPLEQEEVGRPNKMTAKSYLAKCYVYQQKWSDALAATNEVIESNKYALLPDFRDVFLPENDNSLEIIFAVQHSVNDGGTSNYNGSIGDRLSAPGGPFYSQYGFHRPSQNLINAYKTGVDGLPVNDNVDLTDIDMVDPRLDHTVGRPEIPYLDLGVIYESSWARDLATYGPYGPKKRIVSVNSDYQVKSWPYVSALNYYIIRYADLLLWKAEAQVALGDLEGARAVVNEVRERAKNSQYVMTLDGSAPADDYNIELYTEAWTDADAALEAVRLERRLELAMEGHRFFDLVRWGVAAETINEYIEVEKTKRSHLTNAQFTEGVNEYFPIPQTYIDVVGDDKVTQRSGY
- a CDS encoding TonB-dependent receptor, producing the protein MKFHLQNLLLVVSRQLIYISVIQVIAIQFLLANPSSSQSLEEIHISIDISKAKLSNVLHEIEEKTDLQFAYNPKVNQSSELINIRVKNGSLRDVLEKIAKQTAFDFKRINNNIYVIEREGSKKQKPSIEEYQENVTITGKVIDSETNDPLPGASIIVVGTTLGTVSNLDGEFKLTFPAIHKEVSVSFTGFEPKIINIENKSTIEVALKQDVAQLEELVIMGYSTQKKRDVTGSVATVNTEEISSIPTSSVDKMLDGRMAGVQVLTDNAPGGNVTVRVRGYGTINNNDPLYIIDGIPVSNGMNSINPADIETIQVLKDAAAASIYGSRAANGVVVITTKQGSSDESVIELNAYAGVQKAFNLPKMLSAQGYGDMLWQATKNDGGTPASDIYGNDPNQAVIPAFLDDDQTIPSADVDWVQEIFNPATVQSYNLSVSKGNETGRHAFSLGYFNQEGIVKHTGFDRITARFNSSYKIKDLINIGENFSGTFSRTTDVGVNSSLGSIIYNAFQFPSIVPVRDINGNYGGNPINDISNPLGQLDRGKDNVDKRIRLLGNVFAGIELGDLELKTNLGIDFNSNNYRNFSPVYDEILSANAINSLSTGNSFNYQLTWSNTLAYQKELGEHSFDVLLGQESIEFYAESFSASRQSFLYEDPNFWYLSNGTDNQLNSGGASDWSLLSFFGKVNYSLLDRYLFSATLRRDGTSRLSENNWGTFPAFSAGWIISDESFFNVAPVNSLKLRASWGKAGNQQVPSYSTLFSYQNNATYSNYAIDGAQESVYTGLVQTRVANPNLKWEVTTQTSIGLDLGLFDNKLDVTAEYFSKVTDDILVYSPIPLTYGGTSDGTWINGGQMKNSGLELTVNYKGHSNEFNYNLGFNLTAYKNELTELDGVSYLGIPSSSLHGVNFGQEISRSTIGQPIGSFYGYEEAGIFKTQAEIDAHGIQPNAQPGDLRFNDVDNDGDLDSDDRTFIGSPHPDVILGVNMNFYYKGFDLAMLFNGSFGSDIYNLTKYKTEFFNQAAYNKSESTLDAWTPENPDSSIPRLSLDDPNNNIRVSSYYVEDGSYFKLYNLQLGYTFPTEKLGGLDVRVFGQATNLFTITGYDGMSPELGLQNYSSSNRNLDIGIDRGIYPPSRTFTLGLNASF
- a CDS encoding FecR domain-containing protein, which gives rise to MNKVRRKEFLKKKLQQSACSEEELKELYFLLDKYGSPEELEKILEQEWEMESQHKLDRQEAVFILSQIKGKLPIATKRVSFSYQQISRMAAAFLLLGIFTWAYVNFLTQKNLPKEVHYVTKSTKKGQRISFKLPDGSLVNLNTESSVRYPEQFSDDARKVVLQGEAFFNVSKNPNKPFVVESNGLFTTVLGTSFNIRAFPAQQVEVTVATGKVKVAPTVSRIDVPLDSLLDKETLLMPNQQASFNPNDRSIAVTDVELTPYLAWKSNTLYFDMVPFATVIKTLERWYDIEITFENELANQCMVRANYTNENLVNVLEGLKLLVNFEYKFTEKKNISIRGRSCKE